The DNA segment CAAGTACGGCCTGGCGAACTGCTGGGGTCAGTAAGTCCCGGCGCCGCCCCCGCGCTGCGCCCCAGATAGACCTGTCGTTCCGTCAGCGGAGCTACGGACTCGCGGCCCTGAGCCGCGGGCCGTAGCTCTCGCCACACCTGAACGCCGGAAGTGGCATGCTGTAGCCACACCAGCTGTCCGCCCCACGCCTCCCGCACGCCCGTCCGGGTGTCCGACTGTCGGCCGTGTCCGCTGAGCCTTTTTTCTCCCCTGATCCGGAGCGCACCATGACCCAACCCACCACTGCACCACCGGCCAAGAGCGGCTTCCAGATGCCCAGCCTGAGCACCCTGGGCCCGCTGATCGCGCTTCTGCTGGCCTGCATCTTCTTCGCCACCCAGTCCGACCGCTTCCTGACCGGCAACACGCTGTCGCTGGTCCTCAAGCAGATCTCGTACGTCGCCGTGCTCGCCATCGGGCAGACGCTGATCATCCTGACTGCCGGGATCGACCTGAGCTGCGGCGTGATCATGGCGCTGGGCAGCATGGTCATGACCAAACTGGCCGTCGAGCAGGGCGTGCCGGCGGTGCTGGCGATCCTGCTGGGCCTGGCCCTGACCACCGTAATCGGCGGCCTGAACGGCGTGCTGATCACCCGGCTGCGGTTGCCGCCGTTCATCGCCACGCTGGGCATGTACGGCATCGTGTTCGCCACCACGCAGATCTACTCCAACGCGCAGACCATCAACAACCTGCCGCCCGCGCTGAACTTCCTGGGCAACACCTTCAACGTGCTGGGCGTGCCGTTCACCTTCGGCGCGGTGCTGATGGTGCTGCTGTTCGCGCTGGCGTGGTTCTTCCTGGGCAGCACCGCCACCGGCCGCCACGTGTACGCGCTGGGCAACAACCCCGAGGCCGTGCGCCTGAGCGGCATCTTCACGGACCGCCTGCTGATCGGCGTGTACGCCACCGCCGGGCTGTTCTACGGCATCGCGGCGCTGATCCTGGTCGGCCGCGTCGGCGCCGGCGACCCGAACGCCGGGCAGACCGAGAACCTGGAGAGCATCACGGCCGCCGTGCTGGGCGGCACCAGCCTCTTCGGCGGACGCGGCAACGTGCTGGGCACGCTGCTGGGCGCCATCATCGTCGGCGTGTTCCGCGTGGGCCTGACGCTGGCGGGCGTGAACTCCGTCTACCAGGTGCTGATCACGGGCATCCTGATCATCCTGGCCGTCGCCACCGACCAGTTCTCCCGGAGGAAGTCATGAGCGCCGCCGAGAAGTTGCACGCCCACCCCACCGCCACCGGCATGTCCGCGGCGCCGCTGGTCATGGAAGCGCGCGGCCTGATCAAGCGCTACGGGCATGTCACCGCCATCAACGGCGCGGACTTCGAGCTGCGCCCCGCCGAGATCCTGGCCGTGATCGGCGACAACGGCGCGGGCAAGAGCAGCCTGATCAAGGCGCTGTCCGGCGCACTGATCCCCGACGAGGGCCAGATCTTCCTGGAAGGCAAGCCCGTGAGCTTCCGCAGCCCCATCGATGCGCGGCGCGAGGGCATCGAGACGGTGTACCAGGACCTGGCCGTGGCGCCCGCCATGACCATCGCGGAGAACCTGTTCCTGGGCCGCGAGATCCTGCGGCCCGGCCCGCTGGCGAAGCTGCTGAAGATCATCGACAAGAAGAAGATGCTGGACGAGGCCACGCGCCACATGCAGGGCCTCCAGTTCGCCATCAAGAGCATGAGTCAGCCGGTCGAGACGCTCTCGGGCGGGCAGCGTCAGGGCGTGGCCGTGGCGCGCAGCGCGGCCTTCGCGCGGCACGTGGTGATCATGGACGAACCCACCGCCGCGCTCGGCGTGCGTGAGGGCAACATGGTGCTGGACCTGATCCGCCAGGTGCGCGACAAGGGCCTGCCGGTGATCCTGATCTCGCACAACATGCCGCACGTGTTCGAGATCTCCGACCGCATCCACGTGCACCGCATGGGCAAGCGCGCCGCGCTGCTCAACCCCCAGAAGATCAGCATGGCCGACACGGTGTCGGTCATGACCGGCGCGATCCGCCCCGAGGACCTCAGCGCGGACGTCCTCGCGCACTGACGGCTTACGTGAACGCGCCCGCCGGTCGCTGCCGGGCGGGCGCGTTGGCGTTCAGGGTCTTCAGCGGCGCGTGCTGGCCGCGTGTTCCCGCTGCGTCCACACGCGGTACGCGCCGACGGCCAGGATTGCCGCGAGCGGCAGCGGCACGTCCCCCAGGCTCACCCGGATGTCCAGGCCCTGCGTGAACGATCCGAAGCGGCCGCGCACCTCGTCTTCTTCCCGGTTCAGGACGACGTCCACGCCCTCGGTGAAGGTGCCGTAGTGCCCGGTCGCGCCCTCCGGCGTGAAGGTCAGCACGGCGTCCAGCCCGTCGGTGTAGCCGCCCAGGTGCAGCAGCAGTTGCCCACCCGCGACCTCGGCGCGCACGTCGAAGCCGTCGGTGAATGACCCCACGCGGCCTTCCAGCGCGCCGCGGCCCAGGCCCACGACGACGTTGTGCCCGTCCGTGAAGGTGCCGATCCGGCCGCGCAGCTGATGACCGTCCCATTCCCCGTTCAGATCCAGACCGGCGGTGAACCCGCCCAGGCGACCCTGCAAAGCGCTCATGACCCCACTGTAGGCGGCGTCATCTGGCAAAACCCTGACGGCGCGCCAGAAACAGCGCCCACCACACCCATGAAGGGAGGGTGAGCGCCGGGGGCCGAGCGCCGGATTACAGCTC comes from the Deinococcus metalli genome and includes:
- a CDS encoding ATP-binding cassette domain-containing protein, yielding MSAAEKLHAHPTATGMSAAPLVMEARGLIKRYGHVTAINGADFELRPAEILAVIGDNGAGKSSLIKALSGALIPDEGQIFLEGKPVSFRSPIDARREGIETVYQDLAVAPAMTIAENLFLGREILRPGPLAKLLKIIDKKKMLDEATRHMQGLQFAIKSMSQPVETLSGGQRQGVAVARSAAFARHVVIMDEPTAALGVREGNMVLDLIRQVRDKGLPVILISHNMPHVFEISDRIHVHRMGKRAALLNPQKISMADTVSVMTGAIRPEDLSADVLAH
- a CDS encoding ABC transporter permease, which produces MTQPTTAPPAKSGFQMPSLSTLGPLIALLLACIFFATQSDRFLTGNTLSLVLKQISYVAVLAIGQTLIILTAGIDLSCGVIMALGSMVMTKLAVEQGVPAVLAILLGLALTTVIGGLNGVLITRLRLPPFIATLGMYGIVFATTQIYSNAQTINNLPPALNFLGNTFNVLGVPFTFGAVLMVLLFALAWFFLGSTATGRHVYALGNNPEAVRLSGIFTDRLLIGVYATAGLFYGIAALILVGRVGAGDPNAGQTENLESITAAVLGGTSLFGGRGNVLGTLLGAIIVGVFRVGLTLAGVNSVYQVLITGILIILAVATDQFSRRKS